A genomic region of Anopheles coustani chromosome 3, idAnoCousDA_361_x.2, whole genome shotgun sequence contains the following coding sequences:
- the LOC131271692 gene encoding eukaryotic translation initiation factor 3 subunit F, with protein sequence MSTINLPLNLTVRVHPVVLFQIVDAYERRNNDSERVIGTLLGSTDKGVVEVTNCFCLPHKEHTDQVEAELGYASDLYELNQRVNASENVVGWWATGQEVTNHSSVIHEYYARECTNPIHLTLDTSLTGARMGIKAYVCVSLGVPSGKSGCMFTPINVEVTSYEPEVVGLQLCMKTIGLQTSANRPRTVSPMLDLAQVTEASGKLLTLLGEVLAYVEDVLSEKQQPDNTVGRALLDLIHSVPNMSGDQFAQMFNSNVKDLLMVVTLSQLIKTQLQLNERLTSLTSFLN encoded by the exons ATGTCGACGATTAATTTGCCACTGAATTTAACCGTGCGGGTACATCCGGTAGTGCTGTTCCAGATTGTGGATGCCTACGAAAGACGAAACAATGACTCGGAGCGTGTTATCGGCACGCTGCTCG GTTCCACCGACAAGGGTGTCGTAGAGGTGACCAATTGCTTCTGCTTGCCGCACAAGGAGCATACGGATCAGGTGGAAGCTGAGCTAGGCTACGCAAGCGATCTGTATGAGTTGAATCAGCGGGTAAATGCGTCCGAGAATGTTGTGG GATGGTGGGCAACCGGCCAGGAAGTGACGAACCATAGCTCGGTCATCCACGAGTACTATGCGCGTGAGTGCACGAATCCGATCCATCTGACGCTGGACACTTCGCTGACGGGCGCCCGGATGGGTATCAAGGCGTACGTTTGTGTGTCGCTCGGCGTACCGAGTGGCAAGAGTGGCTGCATGTTCACGCCCATCAACGTGGAAGTGACCAGTTACGAGCCGGAGGTGGTGGGCTTGCAGCTGTGCATGAAAACAATCGGACTGCAGACCAGTGCCAACCGTCCGCGCACCGTTTCGCCGATGCTCGACCTGGCGCAGGTTACCGAAGCCTCGGGCAAGCTGCTGACACTGCTCGGGGAGGTGCTGGCGTACGTGGAGGATGTGCTGAGCGAGAAGCAGCAGCCCGACAATACGGTCGGCCGGGCACTGTTGGACCTGATTCACTCGGTGCCGAACATGAGCGGAGATCAATTTGCGCAAATGTTCAACTCGAACGTCAAGGATTTGTTGATGGTGGTCACGTTGTCTCAGCTAATTAAAACTCAACTGCAACTTAATGAACGACTAACGTCACTCACATCGTTCCTCAACTGA